The window CTGCGCGGTGACACGGCCGTCGTCGAGATGGCCGAGGCCAGTGGGCTCCAGCGGCTCCCGGCGGGCGTCTTCGCGCCCCTCACGGCCTCCACCTACGGCTCGGGGGAGCTGCTGCGCGCCGCGCTGGACGCCGGTGCGCGGACGATCGTCTTCGGCGTCGGCGGCAGTGCTACGACGGACGGTGGCGCCGGGATGCTGTCCGCGCTGGGAGCGCGGTTCCTGGACGCGGACGGGGAGCCGGTGACGCCGGGTGGCGGGGGACTGGGTGACCTGGTCTCGGCGGATCTGTCGGGCCTGGACCCGCGTCTGTCCTCCGTCGAACTGGTGCTCGCGAGCGACGTGGACAACCCCCTGACCGGTCCGAAGGGCGCCCCGGCGGTGTACGGACCCCAGAAGGGTGCCTCACCGGATGACGTGGCGAGCCTGGACGCGGCGCTGGCGCACTTCGCGAAGGTGCTCGAGGGGGCGATCGGATCCAAGGCCGCCGAGTACGCGGCCTCGCCGGGCGCGGGGGCGGCCGGTGGCATCGGCTACGGCGCGCTGCTCCTCGGCGCCAGGTTCCGCCCCGGCATCGAGGTCATGCTCGACGTGCTGGGCTTCGCGCCGGCGCTGGAGCGGGTGGACCTGGTGATCACGGGTGAGGGCTCGCTGGACGAGCAGACGCTGCATGGCAAGGCGCCGGCAGGTGTCGCGGCGGCGGCGCGGGCGGCGGGCAAGGAGGTCGTGGCGGTGTGCGGCCGACTGGCACTCCCGCCGGAGGCGCTCGGCCGGGCCGGGATCCGCCGCGTGTACGCCCTGACGGAGATCGAGCCGGACGTCGCGAAGTGCATCGCGGACGCCGGGCCCATCCTGGAACGCTCGGCGGCCCGAATCGCCGAGGACTTCCTGCGCTGACCAGAGCGTTTCCTCGCTCCCGGGCGAAAAGCGAAAGGCCCCGAACCGTAACCGGTCCGGGGCCCCGCTCAGCGGAGCGCTACGGCAGTTGCGCCGCCCGCGCCTCACGCCGGTTGTCCCTGAAGTTGTTCACCCGGCGAGCCGTGGCGAACAGGGGAATCACCGCGCCCATGACCAGCTGCAGCGCACAGCCCGTCTGAAGGAGAAGCTGACCGCTCGGGGCATCGAACGCCCACGCCGTCAGCAGCCCCATCGAGAGCACGATCCACGCCAGCATCGCCACCGCGAGGCGCCCCCGCGGCTTCGGATACTCGACCCGGCTCACCATCAGCCACGCCGTACCCAGAATCGCCAGCAGCGTCGCCACGAAGGGCAGCTCGAGCAACACGATCGAGACGACCGTCAGTGCCCCGAACGGCGAGGGCATGCCCTGGAACATGCCGTTCGGCGGCGTCACACACGAGAACCGCGCAAGCCGCAGCACCACCGCCAGCAGCACCACGATCGCGCCGACCGCCGCCACTCTCTGATGCGCATCGTCCGCGACCATGCCGTAGACCAGGACGAAGTACGCCGGAGCCAGGCCGAAGCTGATCAGGTCGGAGAGGTTGTCCAGCTCCGCGCCCATGGGCGACGAGCGGAGCTTGCGCGCGACCAGGCCGTCGAACAGGTCGAAGACCGCTGCGCACAGCATCAGGATCACGGCGGTCGCCGCGCTGTGCCGGGCCATGCCCGACTCCTGGCTGCCGGTGAGGTGCGGGATCAAGATCCCCGTGGTGGTGAAGTACACCGCCATGAACCCGCACGTGGCATTGCCGAGGGTGAGGGTGTCCGCTATCGAGAGGCGGAGAGAGAGGGGCATCTCCTCCTCTTCGTCCACCTCGTCCGCCTCGGGCACCCAGCCCGTCTGTGTCTCCGGATCAATCACGGTCAATGCGAGTCACCCCAGCCACGGTCTTCTGCCCGACCTCGACCGCGACCTCCACGCCCTCGGGCAGGTAGATGTCGACACGCGAGCCGAAGCGGATCAGACCGATCCGGTCACCCTGCTCGACCTTCGTCCCCTGCGGGATGTACGGCACGATGCGACGGGCGACCGCGCCGGCGATCTGGATCATCTCGATGTCGCCGAGTTCGGTGTCGAAATGCCAGACTACGCGCTCGTTGTTCTCGCTCTCCTTGTTGAACGCCGGAACGAACCCACCCGGGATGTGCTCGACCGAGGTCACCGTGCCGGAGAGGGGCGCGCGGTTGACGTGGACGTTGAGCGGGCTCATGAAGATCGCGACGCGGGTGCGCCCGTCCTTCCACGGCATGATGCTCTGCACCACACCGTCGGCGGGCGAGATGACCCGGCCCTGGGCGATCTCGCGCTCGGGGTCGCGGAAGAACCACAGCATGCCCGCCGCGAGGGCGGTGGCGGGCACGGCCACGGCCTTGGCGGCGCCGGAGCGGCGGGCCTTGGCCAGGCTGAGGGCTGCGGTGGCGACGGTCGGGAGAAGCCACGGCGATGCTCCGCGCGCGAGGCGTACGCCGGCCCGGCTGTCGCGAGGTGCAGAGGTTTGGCTGTGGGGCATGGATGACCTTCGTAGCGGATGATGCCGCGCAGTGAGGGGGGACGGCGGCTTTCCCGGGATCGTACCGGTCGCGGGCCACAACTGGGCAAGCCAGGAAGCCGAGTCGGCAGCCGAAGAGTGTTGACGGGGTGTGATCTTCTTCTCGAAGAAAACACCCCGAACCCGGACATCTAGCCCTGGAATCGATACTCTTCGAGCAACCTGCGCCCGATGATCATTTTCTGGATCTCGGCGGTACCTTCACCGATCAGCAGCATCGGAGCCTCACGGTAGAGGCGCTCGATCTCGTACTCCTTGGAGAAGCCGTAGCCGCCGTGGATCCGGAAGGAGTCCTCCACGACCTCCTTGCAGTACTCGGAGGCGAGGTACTTCGCCATCCCAGCCTCAAGGTCGTTTCGTTCCCCGGAGTCCTTTTTGCGAGCCGCGTTCACCATCATCGCATGGGCGGCCTCGACCTTGGTAGCCATCTCGGCCAGCTTGAACTGGATCGCCTGGTGCTGAGCGATCGGCTTGCCGAAAGTGTGACGCTGCTGGGCGTACTGGACACCGAGTTCGAACGCACGCTGAGCGACACCGCAACCACGCGCCGCCACGTTGACGCGGCCGACTTCCACGCCGTCCATCATTTGGTAAAAACCTCGGCCGGTGACCCCGCCGAGCACCCGGTCGGCGGGAATCCGCAGGCCATCCATGATGAGTTCGGTGGTGTCCACCCCCTTGTACCCCATCTTGTCGATCTTGCCCGGAATGGTCAGGCCGGGGCGGACCTCACCGAAGCCGGGCTCCTTCTCGACGAGGAAGGTCGTCATCGACTTGTGGGGCTTGGCGGCTGCCTCCTCCGGAGAGAGACCTTCGTCACTTCGCACCAGAACGGCCACCAGAGACGACGTTCCGCCGTTCGTCAGCCACATCTTCTGACCGTTCAGGACGTACTCGTCGCCGTCCTTGACCGCCTTGGACGTGATCGCCGACACGTCCGAGCCCAGCGCGGGCTCCGACATCGAGAAGGCGCCGCGGATGTCGCCGGCCGCCATGCGCGGCAGGAAGTGGTCCTTCTGCTCCTGCGTGCCGTGCTGCTTGAGCATGTACGCCACGATGAAGTGGGTGTTGATGATGCCGGACACCGACATCCAGCCGCGGGCGATCTCCTCGACGCACAGGGCGTACGTCAGGAGCGACTCGCCCAGACCGCCGTACTCCTCCGGGATCATCAGGCCGAACAGGCCCAACTCCTTGAGGCCGTCGACGATCTGCTGCGGATACTCGTCGCGGTGCTCCAGCTCGGTCGCGACCGGAATGATCTCCTTGTCCACGAAGTCGCGGACGGTGGACAGGATCTCCTGCTGGATATCGGTCAGACCGGCGGTCTGGGCGAGTCGCGCCATGGCTACTTCTCCTGCTCCTTGAGCTCGGGGCGGCCCGGCTGCTCGCCGCCGCGCTCCTTGATGTACGTCTCGGTCGGCACCATCACCTTGCGGCGGAACACACAGACCAGCGTGCCGTCCTGCTTGTAGCCCTTGGTCTCGACGTAGACGATGCCGCGGTCGTTCTTCGACTTCGACGGCCACTTGTCGAGCACCGTCGTCTGGCCGTAGATGGTGTCGCCGTGGAAGGTCGGCGCCACATGCTTGAGCGACTCGATCTCCAGGTTGGCGATGGCCTTTCCGGAGATGTCCGGGACGGACATGCCGAGCAGCAGCGAGTAGATGTAGTTCCCGACGACGACGTTCTTGCCGAAGTCCGTCGTCTTCTCCGCATAGTTGGTGTCCATGTGGAGCGGGTGGTGGTTCATGGTGAGGAGACAGAACAGGTGGTCGTCGTACTCGGTGACCGTCTTTCCCGGCCAGTGCTTGTACGTCGCCCCGACCTCGAACTCCTCATACGTGCGTCCGAACTGCATCGCGCTCAGGCCTCCGGGATCTCGAACTTGGACGTGCGCTGCATGCCGGCGGCGCGGCCCTTGCCGGAGATGACGAGCGCCATCTTGCGGCTGGCCTCGTCGATCATCTCGTCGCCGAGCATCGCGGAGCCCTTCTTGCCGCCCGCCTCGGACGTGTAGTAGTCGTACGCGTCCAGGATCAGCTCGGCGTGGTCGAAGTCCTCCTGCGAGGGCGAGAAGATCTCGTTGGACGCCTCGACCTGGCCCGGGTGCAGCACCCACTTGCCGTCGAAGCCGAGCGCGGCGGCGCGCTGGGC of the Streptomyces sp. NBC_00287 genome contains:
- a CDS encoding acyl-CoA dehydrogenase family protein — protein: MARLAQTAGLTDIQQEILSTVRDFVDKEIIPVATELEHRDEYPQQIVDGLKELGLFGLMIPEEYGGLGESLLTYALCVEEIARGWMSVSGIINTHFIVAYMLKQHGTQEQKDHFLPRMAAGDIRGAFSMSEPALGSDVSAITSKAVKDGDEYVLNGQKMWLTNGGTSSLVAVLVRSDEGLSPEEAAAKPHKSMTTFLVEKEPGFGEVRPGLTIPGKIDKMGYKGVDTTELIMDGLRIPADRVLGGVTGRGFYQMMDGVEVGRVNVAARGCGVAQRAFELGVQYAQQRHTFGKPIAQHQAIQFKLAEMATKVEAAHAMMVNAARKKDSGERNDLEAGMAKYLASEYCKEVVEDSFRIHGGYGFSKEYEIERLYREAPMLLIGEGTAEIQKMIIGRRLLEEYRFQG
- the pssA gene encoding CDP-diacylglycerol--serine O-phosphatidyltransferase; its protein translation is MPEADEVDEEEEMPLSLRLSIADTLTLGNATCGFMAVYFTTTGILIPHLTGSQESGMARHSAATAVILMLCAAVFDLFDGLVARKLRSSPMGAELDNLSDLISFGLAPAYFVLVYGMVADDAHQRVAAVGAIVVLLAVVLRLARFSCVTPPNGMFQGMPSPFGALTVVSIVLLELPFVATLLAILGTAWLMVSRVEYPKPRGRLAVAMLAWIVLSMGLLTAWAFDAPSGQLLLQTGCALQLVMGAVIPLFATARRVNNFRDNRREARAAQLP
- a CDS encoding MaoC family dehydratase codes for the protein MQFGRTYEEFEVGATYKHWPGKTVTEYDDHLFCLLTMNHHPLHMDTNYAEKTTDFGKNVVVGNYIYSLLLGMSVPDISGKAIANLEIESLKHVAPTFHGDTIYGQTTVLDKWPSKSKNDRGIVYVETKGYKQDGTLVCVFRRKVMVPTETYIKERGGEQPGRPELKEQEK
- a CDS encoding phosphatidylserine decarboxylase produces the protein MPHSQTSAPRDSRAGVRLARGASPWLLPTVATAALSLAKARRSGAAKAVAVPATALAAGMLWFFRDPEREIAQGRVISPADGVVQSIMPWKDGRTRVAIFMSPLNVHVNRAPLSGTVTSVEHIPGGFVPAFNKESENNERVVWHFDTELGDIEMIQIAGAVARRIVPYIPQGTKVEQGDRIGLIRFGSRVDIYLPEGVEVAVEVGQKTVAGVTRIDRD
- a CDS encoding glycerate kinase, with amino-acid sequence MLIAADKFKGSLTAVQVAERVTAGLRQVVPDVDVEALPVADGGDGTVDAAVAAGFERREVLVAGPLGDEVTAAFALRGDTAVVEMAEASGLQRLPAGVFAPLTASTYGSGELLRAALDAGARTIVFGVGGSATTDGGAGMLSALGARFLDADGEPVTPGGGGLGDLVSADLSGLDPRLSSVELVLASDVDNPLTGPKGAPAVYGPQKGASPDDVASLDAALAHFAKVLEGAIGSKAAEYAASPGAGAAGGIGYGALLLGARFRPGIEVMLDVLGFAPALERVDLVITGEGSLDEQTLHGKAPAGVAAAARAAGKEVVAVCGRLALPPEALGRAGIRRVYALTEIEPDVAKCIADAGPILERSAARIAEDFLR